The DNA segment GGATTCCTTTCCAACAGTGCCGGATTCTCTGCCATGATGAATAGCAATGGCTTATTTGCTTATAACAAATCTACCGATGTGGCCTTTAACATTACCATCAGAACAGAAGATGGAAAAGGTTCCGGATACGCAACTAAGGGATATAACGATTATACCAAACTCGATACAAAAGCCGATACTGCCATCGCCGCAAAGAAAGCCCTTGCATCCGTAACAGCAAAAGCCATTGAGCCAGGAAAATATACCGTTATCCTTGAACCAACAGCCGTTGCCGTAATGCTCGAAAACTTATTCTTTGATCTTGATGCCAGACAGGCAGATGAAGGCCGGAGCTCGATGAGCAAACCAGGAGGAAAGACTAAAGTGGGAGAACAATTGCTGGATGAAAGGGTCAATATTTACTCCGATCCATGGAATCCGGAACTACCTACCGCTAACTGGAATGGTGATGGAAGGCCTCAGCAAAAAGTCAACTGGATAGAAAAAGGAGTGGTAAAAAACTTGTATACCTCCAGATACTGGGCACAGAAGACGGGAATAAAATCACTTCCTTCTCCGGATGGAGCAATCATGGTTGGTGGCACCAAAACACTTGAAGAGCTGATCAAAGGCACGGAAAAAGGAATTCTGGTGACGAGGTTATGGTATATTCGCTCTGTTGATCCTCAGACCTTATTGCTCACAGGCCTGACAAGGGACGGTACATTTTATATAGAAAATGGAGAGATTAAATTCCCAATTAAGAATTTCAGATTCAATGAAAGTCCAATCATTATGTTAAATAATCTTGACGAAATGGGACGGTCGGAGAGGACGGTTAGCGCAGAGTCAAATACAAACTATCTATTGCCTCCGTTGAAAATCAGGGACTTCACGTTTACTTCTTTGTCTGACGCGGTTTAGGTTTTTTCTTTGTTTAGAAAAATTGAACTGAAAAAGAAGCATTACTATTCAAAGGCTGGAATGTTTGCCCTGAAGGGGGCAAATCTTCCTATGCCTTTTCTTAGAACGCATCTTTTTCCTGGAAGACCCCTCATCGTTCTCATAGCGTAGGTGTTTAACTTTTTCTTTCTGGGGGATTTGAACAAGCGTCAAGATCAAATTTGCTTAGTCTTTCCTGTCTACAGGCTGAAGTCGTTTAAATTTCTGAAAAACATCATTGTTTACGTTGATCTGAAACAGGTTGTTTTGATTTTAATCCATTTAGCTGAACTCAGCTTATCGAGGTTGATCTGCTGGTATACTTTGCTCGGTTTATAGTCATTTAACCGAACAGTGTTATGTGAATTGACCTAACACACAAGTTGAACTTCTATCGTTTGGATTGTTCTGTTAGTTTGAAGTTAATCAGCCACCCACTATAGTTGAGTTGACCTGGTACAGTTTGATTTGAGGTTACTTAAGCTGAACTTCTATCGTCTGGATTAACCTAACACAGCTTGTTTTTGCTTGAAACCATTAGCTGAACTTCTATCGTCTGGATTGATCTTGTACAGTTTAATTTGAAGCTATTTAGATATGCAAGAATTATCTAAATTAATCCATTGAGATATAATACTGACTAAATATTGCCTGGAATCATTCGGCAATATGGACTCATATCGCCAGGATTGATCTTGTAAGTTATTTAGCCACTATAGTTTGAGCTGACCTGGTACAATTTGTTTTGTTCTGAAAACATTTAAACTAAACTCATATTGCCAGAATTGACCTGGTACAGTTTAATTTGAAGCTGTTTAGTTATGTCAGAATTATCTAAATTGATCCATTGAGACATAATACTGGCTAAATATTGCCTCGAATCATTCAGTAATATTTTTTGTAATGATTTAGAATAAAAAAGATCCCTGCTCAGAAAAGGCCTAGGAAATTTGCCCCCTTCAGGGCAAAGATTCCAGCCTTTGAAGAGTCAGGGATCTTTTTTAAACAAGAGCAAGATTAAAAAACAACCCTTCCCTAATTATTGATATTAGGATTATTATCTAATTCAGCCTGTGGCAGAGGAAGTAGATAATATGGGCTATTCGGTACAAAGTTTGGTTTATCTTTATCAGAAAACTTAAGCGTGGTATGTTGTTTTGCAAATACCTCTTTGGTTTTCCCATCAGGGGTAATCACCGTCACTTTTAGTGGTTGTCCGTCTGCACCCAGCGCAGGAAGTCTGACTACTGCAGACTGTGTTCTCAGGATATCTGACAAAGAGAAACCCTCGCCCCATAATTCCTTTCTTCTTTCTATTAGAATCGCGGCGATCACTTCCTCTTTAGATTTTGATCCCAATACAAATAGACTCGCTTGTCTGGCGCTAAGTAACTCATTCAGCGTTGTTACCGCGCTGGAAAGATTACCATTTCTGGCATAACTTTCTGCTGCGATAAGCGTCATTTCCGCTGACCTCATCATTACAATATCGCCCGTTTCATCTGGGCGGAATTTGAATTTCTGATAGCGCAGGTAACCTTCTCTTCCCGGTAAGCCATCCCATAAGAACAATTTAGCCCTGATATCGGTGGCATCGAAAAGTTTTAGGAAGTTTGGATCCGCCATAAAGCTGTAATAATAAGCAATATCGGTCGTCACATCAAGGTAGTGAAAACTATAACTGGCATTACTTTGATCCGCCTGCTGTCCCTGACCCCAAATCCATTCACTGTTTTTAAGGTCATTAAATCCATTGGCGTACTCGCCTGCAGTCATGTAACTATAGTTTTTCTTAGCTTCCAGCGCCTCTTGTGCAGCAAGGTCCCATTTGCCCATATTCAGGTAAGTTCTGGCAAGCAAACCATGTACTACATCAATATTGATTTTGTATTTTGTAGTATTCGGGCGTTTATAGACGGGTAACGATTGAGCAGCCTGAGTTAAATCCGAGACGATCAGCTTATAAATATCTTCCAGACTGGATTTTGCCCTGGGTTCCGTCTCAGGTGTTGTTGGTTCTGTGTAAAGCGGAACTCCTTTTGCTAAGGGATTGACCTGATAATTGAACTGATAATAGGTAACCAGATTCAAATAACTATTTGCCCTTAAAGCGAGGGCTTGTGCTTTGATTCTCGCTTTATCAGCATCAGATCCGGACGCGGCATCAATTTTAGTGATGATGTTATTGCAATTGTCAATTACCTTGTAAAGAATGGTCCAAATGGCGCTCAGACGGCTCGTGTTCGACGCATGAGTAAAATTATAGGAATCTGCGTATCCATATTTGTTTTGAATAATGGCGACATCATCGCCCATGGCGTCACTCATTCTCAGGATCGTGGAATAACCAGGATTGGCATAAGTGAAAAAAGTCTCATGCATGTAGGCCCATGTGCCATTCAAAACCGTCTCAATATTTGCTGTATTGGCATAAATCACGGAGGATTCTACCGAATTTGTCGGACTTGTATTCAGGTCTTTCTTGCAACCCAGGAAAGGTGTCAGAAAAGCTGCAACAATTATATAGGTGAATTTCTTTAAGTTCATTGTCGTAAGATTAAATTAGAAAGTAAGGTTAAGTCCTGCGGAGAAGGTTTTCATAGAAGGGTACCTGAAATAGGTTGTTCCTTCGATCGTTTGCTCCGGATCCATTCCTTGATGTCCATAAAAAGTAAGCAGGTTTTCTCCCGTTAGCGTTAGCTTTAAGTTGTATAATCCCCATTTACTAGCTAAAGATTTAGGTAAACTATAACCTACAGTCAGGTTTTTAAGACGTGCATAAGTTGCGCTGTATAAAAATCTTGTGGAAGCCTGTGCCCATCCTGCATCGTCGGTAATCAATCGCGGTACATCTGTATTGCGGTTTTCAGGAGTCCAGTGTGTAAGAATTTCTTTCGACCATGGACGGCCGATAGATCTTCCTGCATGCATTAATCCCATATAATCACCATCAAGGATCTTACCGCCAATGCTATAGGACAGCAGGGCCGAGATTTCAAATTCCTTATAGTTGAAAGTGTTTGAAATACCACCTGTAAGAACCGGTAAAGAGGTTTTTTGAAGATATTGGGTCGCATCAGAATAAACATTTGTCAATATTCTATTTCCATTTTTATCATCCTTAAACCACTGAGGGTCTCCATTTTCAGGATTCACACCAGCCCATTCTCTCAGGAAGAAATCAGAAGTAGTACCACCTACACGCATGATTTTGGTGGAAGTTTTAATCTCCTTTTGCGGGAGGGCTGTGATTGTGTTTTTATAATGAGTAGCATTCAGACTAACTGTCCACCTGAAGTCTGTAGTACGTACCGGAATTGCATTTAGCTGAACTTCAATACCTGTATTTTTTAAGGCACCAATATTATCATCGATAGAACTAAATCCTAATGAAGGCGCTTTAGGCCGACTGAACAGTAAATCTCTGGACCTCCTGTCAAAATATTCTATTGTACCGCTGATGCGATCGTTGAACAAACCAAAATCAAGACCTATGTTCAGATTCAGGTTGGATTCCCATTTCAGGTCCGGAGTTTCCAGTCTGGAAGTCACCAATCCATTTTCGCCAAGGTTACTCTTGATGGAATAAAGACCTTTGTAGGCATAATAGGTTCCGATATTGTCATTTCCCTGTGCCCCATAACTGCTTCTTAGCGTTAGTGTGCTTAACCAGGGCGTCTCTTTCAGGAAAGCCTCTTCTGAAATTTTCCAGGAAGCTCCCAGCGACCAGAATGTTCCCCATCGTTGGGCAGGAGAGAACCTTGAGGTACCATCTGACCTTA comes from the Pedobacter sp. FW305-3-2-15-E-R2A2 genome and includes:
- a CDS encoding TldD/PmbA family protein translates to MAILTKEQAKALLTKVLSYSKAEQCEVNLSGSDGGNIRYARSSVSTSGGISTNSLVVNSAFGKKSGVATINEFDDASLEKVVRRAEELAQLAPENPEFMPFLGPQEYGPESPTFSEATAAMGPKERADAVQASLNQAKENKLNAAGFLSNSAGFSAMMNSNGLFAYNKSTDVAFNITIRTEDGKGSGYATKGYNDYTKLDTKADTAIAAKKALASVTAKAIEPGKYTVILEPTAVAVMLENLFFDLDARQADEGRSSMSKPGGKTKVGEQLLDERVNIYSDPWNPELPTANWNGDGRPQQKVNWIEKGVVKNLYTSRYWAQKTGIKSLPSPDGAIMVGGTKTLEELIKGTEKGILVTRLWYIRSVDPQTLLLTGLTRDGTFYIENGEIKFPIKNFRFNESPIIMLNNLDEMGRSERTVSAESNTNYLLPPLKIRDFTFTSLSDAV
- a CDS encoding RagB/SusD family nutrient uptake outer membrane protein, whose amino-acid sequence is MNLKKFTYIIVAAFLTPFLGCKKDLNTSPTNSVESSVIYANTANIETVLNGTWAYMHETFFTYANPGYSTILRMSDAMGDDVAIIQNKYGYADSYNFTHASNTSRLSAIWTILYKVIDNCNNIITKIDAASGSDADKARIKAQALALRANSYLNLVTYYQFNYQVNPLAKGVPLYTEPTTPETEPRAKSSLEDIYKLIVSDLTQAAQSLPVYKRPNTTKYKINIDVVHGLLARTYLNMGKWDLAAQEALEAKKNYSYMTAGEYANGFNDLKNSEWIWGQGQQADQSNASYSFHYLDVTTDIAYYYSFMADPNFLKLFDATDIRAKLFLWDGLPGREGYLRYQKFKFRPDETGDIVMMRSAEMTLIAAESYARNGNLSSAVTTLNELLSARQASLFVLGSKSKEEVIAAILIERRKELWGEGFSLSDILRTQSAVVRLPALGADGQPLKVTVITPDGKTKEVFAKQHTTLKFSDKDKPNFVPNSPYYLLPLPQAELDNNPNINN